In the Nicotiana tabacum cultivar K326 chromosome 16, ASM71507v2, whole genome shotgun sequence genome, one interval contains:
- the LOC142170353 gene encoding uncharacterized protein LOC142170353, whose translation MTSNIVESLNTVIKDARELPIFDLLEYMRTLLERWTNEKLLKAKGTFTFLGSKFNKELENRTLSQKFRVSASADHIHTVIDGVKRYIVCLESKKCSCGQFQLDELPCAHALAALRHRNETYENYFSLYYTKESLQRTYEIPINFLPDESK comes from the exons ATGACATCAAACATTGTAGAGTCGTTGAATACTGTAATAAAAGATGCAAGAGAGCTGCCAATATTTGACCTATTAGAGTATATGAGGACACTTCTTGAACGTTGGACGAACGAGAAGTTATTGAAGGCAAAGGGTACTTTCACATTCCTTGGGTCCAAATTCAATAAAGAATTGGAGAACAGAACATTATCTCAGAAATTTAGG GTGAGTGCTTCAGCAGATCATATCCATACTGTGATAGATGGTGTGAAGCGGTACATTGTGTGTCTTGAAAGCAAAAAATGTAGCTGTGGCCAGTTCCAACTTGATGAACTTCCATGTGCGCATGCTTTGGCAGCTTTAAGGCACAGGAATGAAACTTATGAAAACTATTTCTCTCTGTATTACACAAAGGAGAGCCTACAGCGTACGTATGAAATACCAATAAATTTCCTTCCTGATGAAAGCAAATGA
- the LOC142170354 gene encoding uncharacterized protein LOC142170354, whose product MLQLNGNWDSYGRFRDFQVDGIVLDGDASYSSSGTIKLLDMPAFLVIEEYQSEIITEGTQSVIEEGQVYQDKQTIATAMKHYFVMHSTNSGLKDLATEDENYWLICIGENCNWHFKATSINDSAMFKVRSFNRQHTCTLMDDTFIQRKRIAVVVGSMIIPKYCDPKTVYTPKDIQTDMLSQHGVNLSCMQAWRAKEKALQFLRGHPADSYSKLPKYFYILEKTYPGSVVKLKTTADECFLYAFVALCTSINGWEYCRPVVVVDGTFLKSAYRGIMMTTSTMDVAGTILPLAYAVVDLENDASWKWFLRNSSKHMVKELQCVLFQIRMRVS is encoded by the exons ATGCTACAAttaaatgggaattgggatagctATGGCAGATTTAGAGATTTTCAAGTTGATGGCATTGTGCTCGATGGGGATGCAAGTTACA GTTCGTCTGGGACaataaagttacttgatatgccagCCTTTCTCGTCATAGAGGAAtatcaaagtgaaataataactgaaGGTACACAAAGTGTTATCGAAGAAGGACAAGTGTATCAAGACAAGCAAACAATTGCAACTGCAATGAAGCACTATTTTGTCATGCACAGTACCAATTCAGGGTTAAAAGATCTAGCCACAGAAG ATGAAAA CTATTGGCTTATATGCATTGGAGAAAACTGTAATTGGCACTTCAAGGCAACATCAATtaatgattctgcaatgttcaagGTCAGGAGTTTCAACCGACAACACACATGCACCTTAATGGACGATACATTCATACAACGCAAACGTATTGCAGTTGTAGTTGGTAGCATGATCATTCCAAAGTATTGTGATCCTAAGACAGTTTACACACCAAAGGACATACAAACTGACATGTTGTCCCAACACGGAGTGAACTTAAGCTGCATGCAAGcatggagagcaaaggaaaaggctTTACAGTTTTTGAGAGGTCATCCGGCTGACTCCTACAgcaaattaccaaaatatttttatattcttgagaAGACGTACCCTGGTTCAGTTGTTAAATTGAAGACGACAGCAGATGAATGCTTCTTATATGCATTTGTTGCTCTTTGTACATCAATAAATGGTTGGGAATATTGTAGACCAGTAGTAGTAGTTGATGGGACATTCTTAAAGTCAGCCTATAGGGGGATTATGATGACAACAAGCACAATGGATGTAGCAG GTACAATATTGCCTTTGGCATATGCTGTGGTTGATTTGGAAAACGACGCATCGTGGAAGTGGTTTTTGAGAAATTCAAGCAAGCATATGGTGAAAGAACTTCAATGTGTGTTGTTTCAGATAAGAATGAGAGTATCCTGA